ACCTTTATTTCATCCATAGATCAGCTTTTGTCCAACATTGATCaaagtttcattttcttatttatctgaAATCCTATGAGATCTTTCtcaaattcagtttttatttcaagGATGGAAGGAGGACAAAAATAACCACCTTTGAAGTCCACATTCAGTATTCCCATTATCCCAAATCATCAGCATCCAAAGGTGCAGAGACAAGATTGTCCAAATACTTGGCAAGAACTCTATCTGTATTAGAATTCTAAACTCAGTGTGATGCCTTTGTCCCTTAATGAGCTGGGCAGGCTAATTCTGGAATGGCTTGATTCATGTAGCTCATTGATTGATAATgatctggcatttaaaaaaaatgggacagGTCCTCTAGAATAAGAGGAGAATTTGGAAACCAGGCCAGACTGCTTGGCAGGAACAGTGAGGAAGAGGCGTCTTGGCAGGCAACAGGTTGTAGAGGTTCTAAcagagtttgttctttatagctCTCTCTTTTGCCTTCAGCTCCATTGTGTTCACATGCATACCAAAAACAACcgcagagaaagaagaattaatattgggATGCCAGGGGGGCTGTGGACTTGGagataaaaagattctaaaatgtACATGAACTTAGGAGCATGTTACTCTGTTATTACagaatttagagaaaataattctAAGTGTGTGAGGCAGACCATGTGCTAGGAATGGTACATCTCTTATGTTCTTTACAGTAGTACCGTGACTTTGGCGTTGACATGCCTCTTATGCCATCAAGGGGACTGAGGTTCGGAGAGATGAATTAACTAGTCCAAGGTCTCAAGGGATTTGACCTTTGGTCTGTTTCAAAGCCCATGTACTTAATACTATACCGATAGGGTTTCTCCAATGAAGGGATGTTTTCTGGCTCTGCAGTGAGGCTGAGGAGACTTTCCAATTTGGCACCTGTCAGAAGTTTGGAAATGTCCAAGGAACAGAGTTCTCGGATCCATGAACTAGTCATTCACCTCTTTGACCCTCATATAATTCTCTCAAGAATGGGATTAATGATATATGCTCAAAGGATTTCCAAAAGATCAAATGAAATGAAGTTtgcaaaaaaaatgtaaagggatTGACAAATTTACAAGATTATTATCATTGCTGAGAATGATCCATCACCTTAACTGGTCTTTaatgagattttattattattattttttcagtagaCAACCCAGGCTTCATGGCGGACAATGGAACTATGGTGACAGAATTCATTCTGCTGGGGTTCCAGCTGCCGACAGGGCTGCAGATGGGCCTCTTCTTTGGGTTTCTGGTCCTCTATGTCATTACCATGGTGGGCAACCTGGGCATGATCATATTGATTCAGAGAGACTCTCGTCTCCAaacccccatgtacttcttcctccgTCATCTTTCCTTCCTGGATGTTTGCTACTCTTCTGTCATTGTCCCTCAGTCTCTTGAGACCTTGGGTACTGATAAGACAGCCATCACCTATGAGCGCTGTGCCACTCAGTTCTTCTTCTTCACCCTCTGTGCTAGCACTGAATGTTTCCTTTTGGctgtgatggcctatgaccgctatgtggctgTATGTAACCCCCTTCTCTATGCCACTGCCATGACACCACAGACCTGCCTGGGGCTGGTGGCTGCGGCCTATGCTGGAGCCATGGTCAATGCTGTGATCCGCACTGGGTGTACCTTCTCGATTTCCTTCTGTAAGTCCAACCATGTGGACTTCTTCTTCTgtgacctcccacccctgctgaaGCTTGCCTGTAGTGACACCACGTCAAGGGAACGAGTCATCTACCTCTTAGCTTTCTTAGTCATTACAACCAGCATTTCAGTGATTCTGATTTCCTACTTTTTCATCATTCAAGCTATTCTGAAGATTCATACAGCAGGTGGCAAAGCCAAGACCTTCTCCACCTGTGCTTCTCACATGACCGCAGTGGCTCTTTTCTTTGGGACACTCATATTCATATACCTGAAAGGTAACATGGGCAAATCTCTTGGGGAAGACAAGATTGTGTCAGTATTTTACACCGTGGTCATCCCTATGCTGAACCCAATGATCTACAGTTTGAGAAACAAGGAAGTGAAGGAGGCTCTGAAGAAAGTTCTCAATGGGATGAAGTTTTCCCAAGTAGACTAAGACTTGAGCTCCATTGACTTAGAAGTTCCTGCAGATCATTCTTCAGGTTTGGCTTCTCTCCTTAGCACATGAACCAGATTTCATGATTACAAAGACATACTGAAgcgaaaaaaagaaaaaaaaaaaccatgtagCTTTGGGTTCCAGCAACTTCTTTATTAGCTCTATGACCTTCAGCCAGAAATTCTCTGTCCTAGTTTTCATGTCAGTAAAAATTTCTGCCTTGCTATGATTAAAGCCAGGATCAAGAGAGATGGAATGCCAAGGACTTTATAAATAATAACAtgctataaaatgtaaaattgatttttttacttGTCCTGGGTATTGCTGAGTGTTTTCTCAGCTATGAATTCAAAAAAATTCAAGCTGCTAAGCtaatttttgcatatgaataATATAAAACAATAGCTTTTTGTTTACAGGGTGATGACAGTTACATTCTTTGGTTGTGGGTAGTAGGGTGGAAATCAGCCTTGACCAAAGAAACCTTTTTTCAACATTCAATCATATCCAGGTTAGGTGTTTGTCATAGAAAATACACATAGTgaaggacaggaaggaaaaatagaggggaaaggagatgtaAACTGGGAAATGTTCACCTAGAATACATTAGCCTACTTCCTAAGAGAGCGTGGAGGACCAAGACACTGGAGACTAAAAGAAAGATGTAATGATTTGCATTAATTATTAGAAGTAATTTGATCTGATGTAGAGCTGAACTGAATCCCACATATAACCTTCTGGAATATTCCTTGATCACCAAAGGTCAGAAGCTCTATTTAATTTCTGAAGGATTTTTCGAGGACCATCTCAAGCTGTTTTCTGTTCTGTAGTCATGAAAACCACTACCTACTTCCATTTCCTGTAGGACATTTACTTTATGGTCAGAAGAGAGATAACTATGAATCTGACTGCCACCTTTTAATGATCTCATATCTGATAGAAATATTACTTGGGAAATGTGTCCATGGAAATTTCACAATCTTATTCAtcaattcagcaaacatttactgtcTACTATGTATCAGACATAACCCTAGGTTCAGGAATATAGGAATAAATAAGATAGACATGGTTCCTCCTTCATGGGGATTAGAACTTGGGGTATAGGCAGATATAAACCATAACAGTTAACTGATGTTTTTCTGATGTTTTGGAAAGTGGGAAAAAGCAGGACAGGCTACTGTTACACTGTATAGTAGGGTTCTGACCTAGTTTGGTGTGGTCAAAAAAGGCTTCCCTGAGGAACTAACATTTATGTGGAAGCTTAAAGAGTAAGTATGTCATAATTATAGGTTGAGGAGCTGAGGGAAGCCAGAATGACTGCAGCCTAAGGAGGGGGTCTGAGTGTGAGAGGAAGTTGGAGAACTCAAGAGCAACTAGGTCACAGAGAGCCTTGCCGACTCACATAGGGACTTGTGGATTTTACTCCAAGAGTGAGGCATGAAATGATCAGACCCGAGTTGCAAAAAGATCCCTTTGGCTGCAGTATGATGGGTGGGAATGGGGGCTCATGGCCTGTGGTTGTGGAGATGGAGGGATGCATCCCCATTTCACCTAAGAAGCAACAAAAAGGGCATCCCAGATGTGGAGTTTGATTTCCACACAAGACTGTATGCTCCATTCTAAAATACATATTAGGCCAGAGAAAGTTCACAGGTGTGTGACCATGATGTTGGTATAGGACTGATTCTTAGCAAAACAGTGTAATTGGGTAAATATACTTTTGGAGGCATCTGCTTTTTCATTGGTATACCTTCCCTTCTCTGCATGGGACCTCCCTTAGGTATACATCAAAATGGCCATCAACTTCTCCCTCTCAAGAGGGCAACACATTTTCACTaactcctactgtgtgccaggttaTGTCAACAGGCTGAAGAAATCAACCTTTGCCTGGCATCTTACACACTCTAAGTCAGGAAAAGCcttcaacttaaaaaatatataagtggGGAACATGCTAGAGAGTGAGGGTGCCATTTTGGTAGTGGTGGGAGCTGCCAACGTGCCTTCCACCTTTTACTTGGTGAGAGGTCACACGCTGCACATAAATGAATGGCCTTTGATACACACACAGTAAGTTAGTTGCTTCAGTGGATGCAAGTAAAATGAGATTTTAGTGTGTTTTAGGGGATCACTTTCTGATTGTGAGAAGGCACTGGAAGGAATGGCATTATGGTGAATTTCCACTtgcatatattaataaatatattaagtaaaaacatttattaattatctAATGTGTGTCAGATTCTGTGCCGAGAGTGTCTACTTATCTCATTGACAGgtctcattgtttttattttttatttttttatttttatttttatttttttatttatttttatttttatttttattagtgaagtgtagttgacatacactgttgtattagttttaggtgtgtgacacagtgatttgacaattctatacctTACTCAGGGATCACCAAGGTAAGTGTAGCCATCATCTGCCACCATGCAACATTATtccagtattattgactatattctctgtgCTGTCCTTTATAGCTctgtgacttctttattttaaaaactggaagttCGCACATCTTAATCGCCTTTATTTatcttgcccatcccccacccacctcccttctggcatccaccaatttgttctctgtatttgagtctgtttttttatttgtttttttgattccacatgtaaatgaagtcatatggcatttgtctttccctgacctatttcacttagcataatgccttctaaGTCCatttatgttgtcacaaatggcaaaatgtcctgtttttttttttttttagattttatttatttatttgacagacagagatcacaagtaggcagagaggcaggcagagagagaggaggggaagcaggctcccctctgagcagagagcccgatgcggggctcgatcccaggaccgtggaatcacgacctgagctgaaggcagaggctttaacccactgagccacccaggcaccccaaaatgtccttgttttttatggctgagtaaaattcTGTTGTGTATATGTAGCActtcctttttatccattcatgtattgGTGGATGCTTGgattgtttccataccttggctattataaataatgctgcaataaacataagggggcacatatctttttgaattagtgttttccctttctttgggTTAATAGCCAGCACTGGAATTTTTAGATTgcatgttatttctatttttaattttctgaggcaactccatactgttttcttcattggctgcaccaattttttgccttcccaccaacagtgaatgaggtttccttcttctccacatccttgtcaacacttgttctttcttgtcttttcgaTTCTAGCTATTCTCACTAGAATAGGTGTGAGGTGTGAGGCAATATCTCTCTGtcgttttcatttgcatttccatgatgatgaatGATagtgagcatattttcatatgtctgttggccatctgtatgtcttctttggaaaaatgtctattcaggttctttgcacattttaatcagattacttgtttttgtgtgtgtgttgagttgcataaattcttcatatattttggatattaatctcttattgaatatataatttgcaaatgtcttctcccacttcgtaggttgcctttttgttttgttgatagtttccttgactattaaaaagctgtatattttggtgtagtctcaatagttcctttttggttttgtttcccttgcttgagGAAACAAATCGAGAAAAATGTTTCCGTGGCTGATGTGAAGTAAATTagtgcctgtgttttcttctaggagttttatggtttcaggtctcacatttaggtctttaatccattttgaattcactTTTGTTCATGGTTATGAGAAAgtgattcagtttcattctttccctgtggctgtccagttttcccaatgccatttgttgaagagactgtcttttccccattgtatattctttccttctttgtcatagattaactaACCATGTAAGTGTAGGGCTTTTTatcctattccattgatctatgtgtctatttttgcgccatcaccatactgttttgagtaCCCAGATTTGtcatatatcttgaaatctaagtttgtgatacctctagctttgatTATCTTTCTCAAGactggctatttagggtcttttgtggttcccaacaaaatttattattatttgttctagttctgtgaaaaatgctattggtattttgatagagattgcattcaATCTCTAGATttctttgagtagtatggacattttaacaatattaattcttccaatccacaagcatggtatatctttccatttgtttttattgtcttcaATCTCTTTCATCAATGTCCTATCATTTTCAGagcacaggtctttcacctccttggccaaatttattcctgagtattttattatttttgttgcaattataaatgggattgttttcttaatttctctttctgctacttcattgcTAGCATATAGAAGCactacagatttctgtatattaattttgcatcCTGTAGCTTtaccagatttatttatttgttctaatttttttttgagtctttcaggttttctaggtacaatatcatgtcatttgcaaatagtgacagtgttaattcttccttatcaatttgggtgttttttatttcttcttcttttggtctaggacttccagtactatgttgaataaaagtggcaagagtggacatccttgtcttgttcttgatttgTCTCATTTTGAAAATAGACTACATGTAatcttttaagaattaaattCTATGAAGGCTGATTTTATGCATCAATTTTGACTGGGCCACAGGGGGCCCAGATATTTGGCTAAACATTATTACTGGCATATCTGTGAGGATTCTTCCAGAAGATATTTGCGTTTGAATCAGTGGGCCCTAGAAAGCAAGTTGCCCTCCCCCAAATGAATGGACATCATCCAATTCTTTGAGGCTTGAATAGAACaatagggagaggaagggagaattcattctcccttctcttcctgacTGCTTGACCTGGGACAGCAGTTTTCTTCTATATTTGGACTGGGATTCACACCGTTGGCTTCCTTGGTTCTCAGGCTTCAAACTGAATTACCCCCCTGCTTTCCCTGGGTCTCCTGGATTGTTTTAGCTTCCATGTAAGGATCCACATGAGCCAATTACTTAGGATAAATCTCCTTTCATGTCATAAACAGATCACCTTCAAAAGTTTCCTATCAccctctttatttattattattaatttgtgaTAAGAATGCTTAACATAAGATCAACccttttaacaaattttaaatatacattatagACTGTGGTGATAGTTTCACTGCCACAGACCACCATGAAGTGGCTTAAGAAAATTCTTTGTAGGAGATTatcctgaatgaaataagtcagcagagagagccgattatcatatggcttcacttacttgtggagcacaagaaataacatggaggacattgggtgaaggagaagagaagtgagttgggggaaatcggagggggagatgaaccatgagatactgtggactctgagaaaaaaactgagggttttggaggggaggggagccgggGGTTGGGAGATCCTGGTGGTTGGTATTAatgagggcatgtattgcatggagcactgggtgtagtgcataaacagtgaatattggaacgctgaaaaaattaagtaaaattttaaaaaatgtcagaaaaaaatttaaaaaatgggtgaaaaaaggaaaaaggaaaaatcactatatatatagatgtatatagatgtatatatatttatatatatctcctGTTGGTTCTGTATCTGTAGAGAACCCTGAGAAATAAAATCCAGTTGGTAACTggggaacttttttctttttatgcccTTCAGCTTctaag
The genomic region above belongs to Neovison vison isolate M4711 chromosome 7, ASM_NN_V1, whole genome shotgun sequence and contains:
- the LOC122913669 gene encoding olfactory receptor 9I1-like, whose product is MADNGTMVTEFILLGFQLPTGLQMGLFFGFLVLYVITMVGNLGMIILIQRDSRLQTPMYFFLRHLSFLDVCYSSVIVPQSLETLGTDKTAITYERCATQFFFFTLCASTECFLLAVMAYDRYVAVCNPLLYATAMTPQTCLGLVAAAYAGAMVNAVIRTGCTFSISFCKSNHVDFFFCDLPPLLKLACSDTTSRERVIYLLAFLVITTSISVILISYFFIIQAILKIHTAGGKAKTFSTCASHMTAVALFFGTLIFIYLKGNMGKSLGEDKIVSVFYTVVIPMLNPMIYSLRNKEVKEALKKVLNGMKFSQVD